The nucleotide sequence CGTGGAAGGCACCGTCCGCCCGGTACGCCGACCGAAGAAGACCACCCGCCGCCTGCGCCGCGCCCGCCAGGCACATACGGCCCCACCCCGGCCGCGCGGGCCGAAGACCACCCCCGGCAAGAGCCGCCCCACCCCCAGCAGACCGATCGGCCCCCACCGGCGGCGCGCCCCACGCGCCGCCGGACAACCCGTCACAGCCCCGGCCTTGGCCGCGTCTGTGGCGGTGAAGACTTCCCGCCGTATGCCCGAAGTGCGTACGGTTCCCGCCACCACCCCCACCGGGGTGGTCCAGCGTCCGGCGGGGCATGACACACAGACACCAGCCGCACTTCCCGGGCCGGAGTCAGGTCATGGAGTACCCGCCCCACCCCACCCGGAGCCTCCTCCGGCAGGGCGGGAGCGGCTCTCCCGCGGAACCTGTCGGCGGCGTACCCATGCCGCCGAGCGGACCGGCTTCCACCACCTGAACGCCACCGAAGTCCACACCCTCACCCCGAGGTTCGGACCCCACCCCGGCGACAGACGGCCACACCGCGCCCGAAAAGCCTGAAACCCACAGGCACACACAGAGTTCCAGAGACGCTGCTCTACCTTCTGGACCGGGCTGGTCCTCCCGTTCGTAGGGTGAGGACACCCAGGGGTATCGGGTGATCCGGCCGTCGGGGAACTCGTCCTGGACTGGGACACCCTCACCGCCAACACCGATCCCGACCAGCATCTGACCGTGTGGACCGCCGAGCCCGGCTCCCCCACCCACGAGCGGCTGAGCATCCTCGCCTCCTGGGCCACCGACCAGAACCTGCCAGCGTCCCGGCCGCTCACCTGACGCCGTCAGAGACGGCTGAGGTCGGGCGCGCCCACGGGCTTGGGCGGTCGCCGCTGGTGCAACACGGCTGACGACTGGGACCGCGCCGACCGCGGCCCTTGTCCCGCCGTGCCCGGGTGCGACCCGCCCCGCGGTCGGTGCGGGGTGTCAACCCCGCCGCGCGCGCGGTGAAAGCCGCGGGAGGCGACCGGACACGCCCTCAAGGAAATCCGATGCAAGTCCTACTCGGAGATGAAGAGTTTTCTCCTATGGCCCGTATTCGCGGTCAGGAAAACCAAGGGGGGACAAAACTCTCCCAGTCACAGCCGTTACTCGTGATGCAAAACTTCCCGCATCGACGGCCGCAGCAAGACGTGCGGTCGCCAGGTATGCGGCGACGACGATCTCATCTCCTGTCGTGCCGCTCCGTATGGCCGGTCCGTCCGTGATGCGAAGGCATACAAATGTCTATTGACCTCCCTGAATCTGCTGTTCCACCCCCCACCGGATCCGGAGAGTCCCCCTCGACGCCCACTCGGCGCGCCTTCATCGCCACCAGTACCGCGGTCGGCGGCGCCGTCGTTGCCGGCGGCGCGATCGGAGGATCCCTCCTCGCCGGGCCGGAGGAGGCGAGCGCCGCTGACGCGTCGCCGTCCAGCCGTGTCTCTCTGACGGTCAACGGCACCCGCCGGACCGTGACGGTCGACAACCGCACCTCGCTGCTGGACCTGCTGCGCGAGCACTTCGACCTCACCGGCTCCAAGAAGGGCTGTAACGCGGGTGCCTGCGGTGCGTGCACCGTGCTCGTCAGCGGCCATCGGGTCAACTCCTGCCTGACACTCGCCGTCCGGCTGGAGGGCGCCGAGGTCACGACCATCGAGGGCCTGGCCAAGGGCGACAAACTGCACCCGCTGCAGCAGGCGTTCATCGACGAGGACGCCTTCCAGTGCGGCTACTGCACCCCGGGCCAGATCCTCTCCGGTGTCGGCTGCATCCAGGAGGGCCACACCGGTTCGCCGGAGGAGATCCGGGAGTGGATGAGCGGCAACATCTGCCGCTGCGGCTGCTACGTCAAGATCGTGCGCGCGGTCGAGCAGACCGCCGCCCGGAAGTAAGGAGCAGCCCACCATGCATCCCTTCTCCTACACCCGCGTCTCCGACACCCGGCAAGCTCTCAACGCCGCTCGCGCAGGCGGGCGTTACATCGCCGGTGGCACCACACTCGTCGACCTGATGCGCGAGACCGTCGAGCGTCCCGACACCCTGGTCGACATCTCCGCTCTGCCGCTGGACGAGATCACCGTCACCGAGCGCGGGGGCCTGCGGATCGGTGCGCTGGTGACCATGTCCGAGGCCGCCGCCCATCCCAAGGTGCGCACCCTTTATCCCGTCGTCTCGCAGGCCCTGGAGCTGAGCGCTTCGGCCCAGCTCCGCAACATGGCCACCATCGGCGGCAACATCATGCAACGCACCCGCTGCACCTATTTCCGTGACGTGACCGCCGACTGCAACAAGCGTCAGCCGGGCTCGGGTTGTGCCGCGCGGGAGGGCGTCAACCGTACGCACGCGATCCTCGGCACCTCCGACGCCTGCGTGGCCACCCATCCGTCCGACGTCGCCGTGGCGTTCGCCGCGCTGGAGGCGACCGTGCGTCTGCTGGGCCCGGATGGGAAGCGCGGTGTACCTTTCGCCGACTTCCTGCTGCGGCCCGGTCGTACTCCCGATCGTGAACAGGCCCTCCGGAAGGGCGAGTTGATCACGTCGGTGGAGATCCCCGCCCTTCCACAACCGCTGAAGTCCGGCTATCTGAAGGTGCGCGACCGGCAGTCCTACGAGTTCGCCCTGACCTCGGCCGCTGTCGCGCTGCACATGCGCGGCGGCGTGATACGGGAGGCGAAGGTCGCCGCCGGTGGTGTGGGGACCGTGCCGTGGAAGCTGCCCGAGGTCGAGCGGGCCCTCATCGGCCGACGCCCCTCGGACGCACTGTGGACGGCAGCCGCGGAGAAGGCGGCGGAAGGGGCACGCCCGCTCACGCACAACCGCTTCAAGGTCGCGCTGCTGAGGCGGACCGTCGAGCGCCAGCTGCGCATCGTAGGAGGTACGAAGTGAGCCCCCAGCCGCAGGCAGCCGTGGGCGCGCCACTGTCGAGGGTGGACG is from Streptomyces sp. NBC_01314 and encodes:
- a CDS encoding (2Fe-2S)-binding protein, translating into MSIDLPESAVPPPTGSGESPSTPTRRAFIATSTAVGGAVVAGGAIGGSLLAGPEEASAADASPSSRVSLTVNGTRRTVTVDNRTSLLDLLREHFDLTGSKKGCNAGACGACTVLVSGHRVNSCLTLAVRLEGAEVTTIEGLAKGDKLHPLQQAFIDEDAFQCGYCTPGQILSGVGCIQEGHTGSPEEIREWMSGNICRCGCYVKIVRAVEQTAARK
- a CDS encoding xanthine dehydrogenase family protein subunit M, which translates into the protein MHPFSYTRVSDTRQALNAARAGGRYIAGGTTLVDLMRETVERPDTLVDISALPLDEITVTERGGLRIGALVTMSEAAAHPKVRTLYPVVSQALELSASAQLRNMATIGGNIMQRTRCTYFRDVTADCNKRQPGSGCAAREGVNRTHAILGTSDACVATHPSDVAVAFAALEATVRLLGPDGKRGVPFADFLLRPGRTPDREQALRKGELITSVEIPALPQPLKSGYLKVRDRQSYEFALTSAAVALHMRGGVIREAKVAAGGVGTVPWKLPEVERALIGRRPSDALWTAAAEKAAEGARPLTHNRFKVALLRRTVERQLRIVGGTK